Proteins found in one Amycolatopsis aidingensis genomic segment:
- a CDS encoding class I SAM-dependent methyltransferase: MTARATRGGEFDRALLGDPCWLELVTGECVALPVHRWRRPPAGGDELLLARCTGPTLDVGCGPGRLAGALGERGVLALGIDTSATAVWLTRQRGGVALRRDVFGPLPGEGRWRHVLLADGNIGIGGDPVGLLRRIAELIGASGSALVELEPPGGGLRHASVRLRGHGADGGWFSWAWLGADAISVVARRAGLRVAWAATHGRRWFVELTGRPE; this comes from the coding sequence ATGACCGCGCGGGCCACCAGGGGAGGCGAGTTCGACCGGGCGCTGCTGGGCGACCCGTGCTGGCTGGAGCTGGTCACCGGCGAGTGCGTGGCGCTCCCGGTGCACCGCTGGCGGCGGCCGCCGGCTGGCGGGGACGAGCTGCTGCTCGCCCGCTGCACCGGGCCGACCCTGGACGTCGGCTGCGGGCCGGGCAGGCTGGCAGGCGCGCTGGGCGAGCGGGGTGTGCTCGCGCTTGGCATCGACACCTCGGCCACCGCGGTATGGCTGACCAGGCAACGCGGCGGGGTCGCGCTGCGCAGGGACGTGTTCGGCCCGCTCCCCGGCGAGGGTCGATGGCGGCATGTGCTGCTCGCCGACGGCAATATCGGCATCGGCGGCGACCCGGTCGGGTTGCTGCGGCGTATCGCCGAACTGATCGGCGCTAGCGGCAGCGCGCTGGTGGAGCTGGAGCCGCCCGGTGGCGGGCTGCGGCACGCCAGCGTCCGGCTGCGCGGCCACGGAGCGGACGGCGGCTGGTTCTCCTGGGCCTGGCTGGGCGCCGACGCCATCTCGGTGGTGGCGCGGCGGGCCGGGCTGCGGGTCGCCTGGGCCGCCACCCACGGGCGGCGCTGGTTCGTGGAGCTGACCGGACGGCCGGAATGA
- a CDS encoding HAMP domain-containing sensor histidine kinase: MTAVDVTRRRGAGGRRFSLRSRVTLLAAICVAGAVGLVSLGAYLTVRDNLYEQLDENLIERASSAVEVPLVRNRLETIPGAFLTSTDIQIGLLYADNQMIAPSEGRRPASGPDELAVAQGTSRYSLRTDTETNTRVIALPSGPGQAMVLAQSLAPTKHTLGELSLVLFLISGAGIIVAALAGTAVARAGLHPVERLTSATERVARTADLRPIPVSGDDELARLTHSFNTMLAAVAESQERQRQLVADAGHELRTPLTSLRTNLELLLAAQRSQTGQLSEQDRAEIEADIRAQLDELTQLIGDLVELARQDETRAEFERVELIEVVERALDRARRRAGEIEFDVSLQPWVVSGHAGALERAVLNLLDNAVKFAPADSAVVVRLRPLGDGTAVLEVADAGPGIADADLPKVFERFYRSSEARTLPGSGLGLAIVKQTAERHGGSVYAGRAPEGGALMTIRLPGIPG, from the coding sequence GTGACGGCGGTGGACGTCACCCGCCGCCGCGGTGCCGGCGGCCGCCGGTTCTCGCTGCGCTCGCGGGTCACCCTGCTCGCGGCGATCTGCGTGGCCGGTGCGGTGGGGCTGGTCTCGCTCGGCGCGTACCTCACCGTGCGGGACAACCTGTACGAGCAGCTGGACGAGAACCTGATCGAGCGGGCGTCCTCCGCGGTCGAGGTGCCGCTGGTGCGCAACCGGCTGGAGACCATCCCCGGCGCGTTCCTGACCAGTACCGACATCCAGATCGGGCTGCTGTACGCGGACAACCAGATGATCGCCCCCAGCGAGGGCCGCAGGCCCGCATCCGGGCCGGATGAGCTGGCGGTCGCGCAGGGCACCTCGCGTTACTCGCTGCGCACCGACACCGAGACCAACACCAGGGTGATCGCGCTGCCCTCGGGGCCGGGGCAGGCCATGGTGCTCGCCCAGTCGCTGGCCCCGACCAAGCACACGCTGGGCGAGCTGTCCCTGGTGCTGTTCCTGATCAGCGGTGCGGGCATCATCGTGGCCGCGCTGGCCGGTACCGCCGTGGCCCGTGCCGGGCTGCACCCGGTGGAGCGGCTCACCTCGGCAACCGAGCGGGTGGCGCGCACCGCCGACCTGCGGCCGATTCCGGTCAGCGGGGACGACGAGCTGGCCAGGCTGACGCACAGCTTCAACACCATGCTGGCCGCGGTCGCCGAGTCCCAGGAGCGGCAGCGGCAGCTGGTCGCCGACGCCGGGCACGAGCTGCGCACCCCGCTGACCTCGCTGCGCACCAACCTGGAGCTGCTGCTGGCCGCGCAGCGCTCGCAGACCGGGCAGTTGTCCGAGCAGGACCGGGCGGAGATCGAGGCCGACATCCGCGCGCAGCTGGACGAGCTGACCCAGCTGATCGGCGACCTGGTCGAGCTGGCGCGGCAGGACGAGACGCGGGCCGAGTTCGAGCGGGTCGAGCTGATCGAGGTGGTGGAACGGGCGCTGGACCGGGCCCGGCGGCGGGCGGGCGAGATCGAGTTCGACGTCTCCCTGCAGCCGTGGGTGGTCAGCGGGCATGCCGGGGCACTCGAACGCGCCGTGCTGAACCTGCTGGACAACGCGGTGAAGTTCGCGCCTGCCGACTCCGCAGTGGTGGTCCGGCTGCGGCCGCTCGGTGACGGCACCGCGGTGCTGGAGGTCGCCGACGCGGGCCCGGGTATCGCTGATGCCGACCTGCCCAAGGTGTTCGAGCGGTTCTACCGCTCCTCGGAGGCGCGTACCCTACCCGGCTCCGGGCTCGGCCTGGCGATCGTCAAGCAGACCGCGGAGCGGCACGGCGGCTCGGTGTACGCGGGCCGGGCACCGGAAGGCGGGGCGCTGATGACGATCCGGCTGCCCGGCATTCCCGGTTGA
- a CDS encoding molybdopterin-dependent oxidoreductase, producing MSRFRSSVHSERVAARVGMWLGIAFGICFVTGLISHAIQHPPSWFLWPSRPVNLYRITQGLHVISGIAAIPLLLAKLWSVYPKLFERPVVRSLPHAIERGSILVLSGAAFFQLITGLFNVAQNYPWTFFFPAVHYALAWVAAGSILVHVAVKRPVIRRALTRDTAGEDRERGATGLSRRGFLRTTWLATGTAVLATAGATVPLLREVSVLSWRTGKGSQGVPVNRTAAAAGVLEAARAADWRLEVVTGERTRRFSLAELRALPQTTAELPIACVEGWSQSASWTGVAVADLLRAVGAEPGAELAVGSLERSGLWSASTLPGEHTADPLTLLALRLNGEVLNVDHGYPCRIIAPNRPGVLQTKWVSRLEVR from the coding sequence ATGAGCCGGTTCCGCAGCAGCGTGCATTCCGAGCGGGTCGCCGCGCGGGTGGGGATGTGGCTCGGGATCGCATTCGGGATCTGCTTCGTCACCGGGTTGATCAGCCACGCCATTCAGCACCCGCCATCGTGGTTCCTGTGGCCGAGCCGGCCGGTGAATCTCTACCGGATCACCCAGGGCCTGCACGTCATCTCCGGGATCGCGGCGATCCCGCTGCTGCTGGCGAAGCTGTGGAGCGTCTACCCCAAGCTGTTCGAACGGCCGGTGGTGCGCTCGCTGCCGCATGCGATCGAGCGCGGCTCGATCCTGGTGCTGTCCGGGGCCGCGTTCTTCCAGCTGATAACCGGCTTGTTCAACGTGGCGCAGAACTACCCGTGGACCTTCTTCTTCCCGGCCGTGCACTACGCGCTCGCCTGGGTGGCAGCCGGGTCGATCCTGGTGCATGTGGCGGTGAAACGGCCGGTCATCCGCAGGGCGCTGACCAGGGACACCGCGGGCGAGGACCGGGAGCGCGGTGCGACCGGGTTGTCCCGGCGCGGTTTCCTGCGCACCACCTGGCTGGCCACCGGGACGGCGGTGCTGGCCACGGCCGGTGCCACCGTCCCGCTGCTGCGCGAGGTCTCGGTGCTGTCCTGGCGCACCGGCAAGGGATCCCAGGGCGTTCCGGTGAACCGCACCGCCGCGGCCGCCGGGGTGCTGGAGGCCGCGCGGGCAGCGGACTGGCGGCTGGAGGTGGTCACCGGGGAGCGGACCCGCCGGTTCTCGCTCGCCGAGCTCCGCGCGCTCCCGCAGACCACGGCCGAGTTGCCGATCGCCTGTGTCGAGGGCTGGAGCCAGTCCGCGAGCTGGACCGGCGTTGCCGTCGCCGACCTGCTGCGCGCGGTCGGGGCCGAGCCCGGTGCGGAGCTGGCGGTCGGCTCGCTGGAGCGGTCCGGGCTGTGGTCGGCCAGCACACTGCCCGGAGAGCACACGGCCGATCCGCTGACCCTGCTCGCGCTGCGGCTGAACGGCGAGGTACTGAATGTGGACCACGGCTACCCCTGCCGGATCATCGCGCCGAACCGGCCGGGGGTGCTACAGACCAAGTGGGTCAGCAGGCTGGAGGTCCGATGA
- the galT gene encoding galactose-1-phosphate uridylyltransferase: protein MNRTTRRLADGREIIYFDERPVPRDAVDERDLPPVVAASEIRLDPLTREWVAMAAHRQSRTYKPPADLCPLCPTKPGRPSEIPEAEYDVAVFENRFPSFAAGVTGDQTTVDGLGVVPVAPGRGRCEVVCFTSDHQRSFAELSPRRVRTVMDAWADRTEYLSTVEGVRQVFPFENRGEEIGVTLHHPHGQIYAYPFVTPRTERMIEVARAHLAEHGSHPLGDVLAAELRSGARLLARGEHWTAFVPPAARWPVQLRVVPHRQVPDIAALTAAERDDFAEVYLRVLRSCDALYGRPLPYVAAWHQAPVHRDRELGWLHLELFSVLRAPDKLKYLAGSESGMAVWVNDATPEQIADRLRAALPA, encoded by the coding sequence GTGAACAGGACCACCCGGCGCCTCGCCGACGGCCGCGAGATCATCTACTTCGACGAGCGGCCGGTACCGCGGGATGCGGTGGACGAAAGGGACCTGCCCCCGGTGGTCGCCGCCTCGGAGATCCGGCTCGACCCGCTCACCCGCGAGTGGGTCGCCATGGCGGCGCACCGGCAGAGCCGCACCTACAAGCCACCGGCTGACCTGTGCCCGCTGTGCCCGACCAAACCGGGGCGGCCGAGCGAGATCCCGGAGGCCGAGTACGACGTCGCGGTCTTCGAGAACCGCTTCCCCTCCTTCGCGGCCGGGGTTACCGGTGATCAGACCACTGTGGATGGTTTGGGGGTGGTGCCGGTCGCGCCGGGCCGGGGCCGGTGCGAGGTGGTGTGTTTCACCAGTGACCACCAGCGCTCCTTCGCCGAGCTGAGCCCGCGGCGGGTGCGCACGGTGATGGACGCCTGGGCCGATCGCACCGAGTATCTCTCCACAGTGGAGGGTGTGCGGCAGGTTTTCCCTTTCGAGAACCGGGGGGAGGAGATCGGGGTCACCCTGCATCACCCGCACGGGCAGATCTATGCCTACCCGTTCGTGACCCCGCGCACCGAGCGGATGATCGAGGTCGCCCGCGCGCATCTCGCCGAGCACGGTAGTCACCCGCTCGGGGACGTGCTCGCCGCCGAGCTCCGTTCCGGCGCGCGGCTGCTGGCCCGCGGTGAGCACTGGACCGCCTTCGTCCCGCCCGCCGCGCGCTGGCCGGTGCAGCTGCGGGTGGTGCCGCACCGCCAGGTCCCGGACATCGCCGCGCTGACCGCGGCCGAGCGGGATGACTTCGCCGAGGTGTACCTGCGCGTGCTGCGCTCCTGCGACGCGCTCTACGGGCGGCCGTTGCCCTATGTCGCCGCCTGGCACCAGGCGCCCGTGCACCGGGACCGGGAGCTGGGCTGGCTGCACCTCGAGCTGTTCTCCGTGCTGCGCGCACCGGACAAGCTCAAGTATCTTGCGGGGTCGGAGTCCGGCATGGCGGTGTGGGTGAACGACGCGACCCCGGAGCAGATCGCCGACAGGTTGCGAGCCGCCTTGCCTGCCTGA
- a CDS encoding S1C family serine protease has product MTENDPTAQDRQGQQDNPGTPEHGGWPTQSAPSPWSAQGAQPGSQQPQYGYNPYAQTGQTGQSEQPGLAGQPVQPGQHGPYGSPSTAIFPTPPDAGRRQQGGSGKIVAGVAVLALLLGGGAGGIAGYLVAEPAGGGSSVTALDQQPPAKRTGNAPDGSVESVAQKVLPSVVQLRVTGRAGQGEGSGFVLSQDGYILTNNHVVEVAAAGGQIQAVFQNGDKAEATIVGRDPTTDIAVVKAEGVSGLTPVEIGRSDDLRVGEGVVAIGSPFELAGTVTSGIVSALHRPVSAGGGPGDQTTVMDAIQTDAAINPGNSGGPLVNMAGQVIGINSAIYSPQSGSGGLPGQRSEGGNVGIGFAIPIDQARRTAEQIMDTGTAKQTYIGAGVKDSPSGGALLAEITPGSPAEKAGLKAGDVITKMGDRAIEDANTLVAAVRTRAPGEKVTFTLADNSTVEVTLGGQDVPVN; this is encoded by the coding sequence ATGACCGAGAACGACCCCACAGCTCAGGATCGCCAGGGACAACAGGACAACCCGGGCACGCCGGAGCACGGCGGTTGGCCCACGCAGTCCGCCCCCAGCCCGTGGTCTGCGCAGGGGGCGCAGCCAGGGTCGCAGCAGCCGCAGTACGGCTACAACCCGTACGCCCAGACGGGCCAGACGGGCCAGTCGGAGCAGCCGGGCCTGGCAGGGCAGCCGGTGCAGCCCGGCCAGCACGGGCCGTACGGCAGCCCGTCCACCGCGATCTTCCCGACCCCGCCGGACGCCGGGCGACGGCAGCAGGGCGGCTCCGGCAAGATCGTGGCCGGGGTTGCGGTGCTGGCCCTGCTGCTCGGCGGCGGCGCCGGTGGCATCGCCGGTTACCTGGTAGCGGAGCCCGCGGGCGGCGGCTCCTCGGTGACCGCGCTGGACCAGCAGCCCCCGGCCAAGCGCACCGGCAACGCCCCGGACGGCAGCGTCGAGTCGGTGGCGCAGAAGGTGCTGCCGAGCGTGGTGCAGCTGCGTGTCACCGGCAGGGCAGGCCAGGGCGAGGGCTCCGGCTTCGTGCTCAGCCAGGACGGCTACATCCTGACCAACAACCATGTCGTCGAGGTCGCCGCGGCAGGCGGCCAGATCCAGGCCGTGTTCCAGAACGGGGACAAGGCGGAGGCCACGATCGTCGGCAGGGACCCGACGACCGATATCGCCGTGGTCAAGGCGGAGGGCGTGAGCGGCCTGACCCCGGTGGAGATCGGGCGTTCGGATGACCTGCGGGTCGGTGAGGGCGTGGTGGCGATCGGTTCGCCGTTCGAGCTGGCCGGCACCGTCACCTCGGGTATCGTCAGCGCGCTGCACCGGCCGGTGAGCGCGGGCGGCGGCCCCGGCGACCAGACCACGGTGATGGACGCGATCCAGACCGACGCCGCGATCAACCCGGGCAACTCGGGCGGGCCGCTGGTGAACATGGCAGGCCAGGTGATCGGCATCAACTCGGCGATCTACAGCCCGCAGTCCGGCTCCGGTGGGCTGCCGGGGCAGCGGTCCGAGGGCGGCAACGTCGGCATCGGCTTCGCGATCCCGATCGACCAGGCGCGCCGCACCGCGGAGCAGATCATGGACACCGGCACGGCCAAGCAGACCTACATCGGCGCCGGGGTCAAGGACAGCCCTTCCGGCGGCGCGCTGCTGGCCGAGATCACCCCGGGCAGCCCCGCGGAAAAGGCGGGCCTGAAGGCGGGTGACGTGATCACCAAGATGGGCGACCGGGCCATCGAGGACGCCAACACCCTCGTCGCGGCGGTGCGCACCAGGGCGCCCGGCGAGAAGGTCACCTTCACCCTTGCGGACAACAGCACGGTCGAGGTCACCCTCGGCGGCCAGGACGTCCCGGTGAACTGA
- a CDS encoding response regulator transcription factor → MRILVVDDDRAVRESLRRSLEFNGYQVELASDGAQALDAIVANRPDAMVLDVMMPRLDGLEVARRLRSTGDDLPILVLTARDTVSDRVSGLDAGADDYLPKPFALEELLARLRALLRRASAENQADQDAETLSFADLTLDPGTREVRRGERAISLTRTEFALLELFLTYPKHVLTRSRILEEVWGYDFPTSGNALEVYVGYLRRKTEADGEPRLIHTVRGVGYVLRDTPP, encoded by the coding sequence ATGCGCATTCTCGTTGTCGACGACGACCGGGCCGTTCGTGAGTCCCTGCGCCGCTCCCTCGAATTCAACGGGTACCAGGTGGAGCTGGCCAGCGACGGTGCGCAGGCACTGGACGCGATCGTGGCCAACCGCCCGGACGCGATGGTGCTGGACGTCATGATGCCGAGGCTGGACGGTCTCGAGGTGGCGCGCAGGCTGCGCAGCACCGGTGACGACCTGCCGATCCTGGTGCTCACCGCGCGGGACACCGTCTCCGACCGGGTCTCCGGGCTGGACGCGGGCGCCGATGACTACCTGCCCAAGCCGTTCGCGCTGGAGGAGCTGCTGGCCCGGCTGCGCGCGCTGCTGCGCAGGGCCAGTGCGGAGAACCAGGCCGACCAGGACGCCGAGACGCTGAGCTTCGCCGACCTGACCCTGGACCCCGGCACCAGGGAGGTGCGCAGGGGCGAGCGGGCGATCAGCCTGACCCGCACCGAGTTCGCCCTGCTCGAGCTGTTCCTCACCTACCCCAAACACGTGCTGACCAGGAGCCGGATCCTGGAGGAGGTCTGGGGCTACGACTTCCCGACCTCGGGTAACGCGCTCGAGGTCTACGTGGGGTACCTGCGGCGCAAGACCGAGGCCGACGGCGAGCCGCGGCTGATCCACACCGTGCGCGGGGTCGGCTACGTGCTGCGGGACACGCCCCCGTGA
- a CDS encoding glycosyltransferase family 2 protein, whose amino-acid sequence MNADEVDVVLPCLNEARALPGVLGALPAGYRAIVVDNGSTDGSAEVAAGLGARVVPEPRPGYGAAVHTGLEAATSEVVCFVDADGSLDPGELPPLVAAVAGGEAELAVGRRVPVAPGVWPWHARAGNLLLSALLRRRGLPVHDIAPMRAVGRATLLELGVLDRAFGYPLEMLIRATRAGWRVREFDVAYRERAKGTTSKVSGSVRGTARAVRDMGRVLTR is encoded by the coding sequence GTGAACGCAGACGAGGTCGATGTCGTCCTACCGTGCCTGAACGAGGCCCGCGCGCTGCCCGGCGTCCTCGGCGCCCTGCCGGCTGGCTACCGCGCGATCGTGGTGGACAACGGATCCACCGACGGCTCCGCCGAGGTGGCCGCCGGGCTCGGCGCGCGGGTGGTGCCCGAGCCCCGCCCCGGCTACGGCGCCGCCGTGCACACCGGCCTCGAGGCCGCCACCTCGGAGGTGGTGTGTTTCGTGGACGCGGACGGGTCGCTCGATCCCGGCGAGCTGCCCCCGCTGGTGGCCGCGGTCGCCGGTGGCGAGGCCGAGCTGGCCGTGGGCCGCAGGGTGCCGGTGGCCCCCGGGGTGTGGCCCTGGCACGCGCGGGCTGGGAACCTGCTGCTGTCCGCGCTGCTGCGGCGCAGGGGGCTGCCGGTGCACGACATCGCACCGATGCGCGCGGTCGGCCGGGCCACCCTGCTGGAGCTCGGTGTGCTGGACCGCGCGTTCGGGTACCCGCTGGAAATGCTGATCAGGGCCACCCGCGCGGGCTGGCGGGTCCGCGAGTTCGACGTGGCCTACCGGGAACGGGCGAAGGGCACCACCTCCAAGGTCTCCGGGTCCGTGCGCGGCACGGCGCGGGCGGTGCGGGACATGGGCCGGGTGCTGACCCGATGA
- a CDS encoding response regulator transcription factor has product MSEAAGRVLVVDDDETVRDVVRRYLEVAGFTVDVAGDGAEALRRFAARPADLVVLDVMMPGINGLEVCRQLRQTSEVPVVMLTALGEEENRIAGLQLGADDYVTKPFSPRELALRVSSVLRRARMPRRQPARTELADGDLLLRLDARLATLGGAELPLTTREFDLLAFFLSNPGTAYSRADLLEKVWGWDFGDQSTVTVHVRRLREKIERDPAKPVRVATVWGVGYRYDPGQSGQPS; this is encoded by the coding sequence ATGAGCGAAGCGGCAGGCCGGGTGCTGGTGGTCGACGACGACGAGACGGTGCGCGATGTGGTGCGCCGCTACCTCGAGGTCGCGGGCTTCACGGTCGATGTGGCCGGAGACGGGGCGGAGGCCCTGCGCCGCTTCGCCGCCCGGCCCGCCGATCTGGTGGTGCTGGACGTGATGATGCCGGGGATCAACGGCCTCGAGGTGTGCAGGCAGCTGCGGCAGACCAGCGAGGTGCCGGTGGTGATGCTGACCGCGCTCGGCGAGGAGGAGAACCGGATCGCCGGGTTGCAGCTGGGCGCGGATGACTACGTCACCAAGCCGTTCAGCCCGCGCGAGCTGGCGCTGCGGGTCTCCTCGGTGCTGCGCAGGGCACGGATGCCGCGCAGGCAACCGGCCCGCACCGAGCTGGCCGACGGCGACCTGCTGCTGCGGCTGGACGCGCGGCTGGCCACCCTCGGCGGTGCCGAGCTGCCGCTGACCACGAGGGAGTTCGACCTGCTCGCGTTCTTCCTGAGCAATCCGGGAACCGCGTACTCCCGTGCGGACTTGCTGGAGAAGGTGTGGGGCTGGGACTTCGGTGACCAGTCCACTGTGACCGTCCATGTGCGACGGTTGCGGGAGAAGATCGAGCGCGACCCGGCCAAGCCGGTCCGGGTGGCCACGGTGTGGGGCGTCGGCTACCGCTACGACCCCGGACAGTCGGGACAGCCCTCGTGA
- a CDS encoding DeoR/GlpR family DNA-binding transcription regulator: MLARQRQAVILEEARRTGAVRVSDLVGRLGVSDMTVRRDLDVLASRGLVEKVYGGATSVVGKSTDEPGFEAKSVQQRAQKEAIAAVAAGLVRPGTAIGLSAGTTTWTLARALDAIPGLTIVTNSIQVADVLRGSAQPDRTVVLTGGVRTPSDALVGPVAVNSLRTLHLDLVFLGVHGMADGPGFTTPNLTESETNRALVEAGRRLVVLADHSKWGTVGISTIADFEEAHVVVTDDGLPAHAREALAEHVGELMIATVAGDAE, encoded by the coding sequence GTGCTGGCGCGGCAGCGGCAAGCGGTGATTCTCGAGGAGGCGCGGCGGACCGGCGCGGTCCGGGTCAGTGACCTCGTCGGCAGGTTGGGCGTCTCGGATATGACCGTGCGCCGTGACCTCGATGTGCTGGCCAGCAGGGGACTGGTCGAGAAGGTCTACGGCGGGGCGACCTCGGTGGTCGGCAAGAGCACCGACGAGCCGGGGTTCGAGGCCAAGTCGGTGCAGCAGCGCGCGCAGAAGGAAGCCATCGCCGCGGTGGCGGCCGGGCTGGTCCGGCCGGGTACCGCGATCGGGCTGTCCGCGGGCACCACCACCTGGACGCTGGCTCGCGCGCTGGACGCGATCCCCGGCCTCACCATCGTGACCAACTCGATCCAGGTCGCCGACGTACTGCGCGGCTCCGCCCAGCCCGACCGCACCGTGGTGCTGACCGGGGGCGTCCGCACCCCCTCGGACGCGCTGGTCGGCCCGGTTGCGGTGAACAGCCTGCGCACCCTGCACCTGGACCTGGTGTTCCTCGGCGTGCACGGGATGGCCGACGGCCCAGGGTTCACCACCCCCAACCTGACCGAGAGCGAGACCAACCGGGCCCTTGTCGAGGCGGGCCGCAGACTGGTCGTGCTCGCCGACCACAGCAAGTGGGGGACGGTGGGCATCTCGACCATCGCCGACTTCGAAGAGGCACACGTCGTGGTCACCGACGACGGGCTACCGGCCCATGCCAGGGAGGCCCTTGCCGAGCACGTCGGCGAGCTGATGATCGCCACGGTCGCGGGAGATGCGGAGTGA
- a CDS encoding TIGR04282 family arsenosugar biosynthesis glycosyltransferase translates to MTAGFCLLVVAKAPVPGLAKTRLCPPATPREAAELAAAALLDTLDAVLAVPGAEPVVAFTGELGEAARAAELEDMLRRCTVLPQRGTDFARRLARAHADTGARWPGHPVLQIGMDTPQVTPELLVSVAAPLRADGTPDAVLAPATDGGWWALGLRGPDHARVLAGVPMSRADTGARTAAALRAAGLRVATGPTLSDVDTMADAERVAATAGGRFAEALATVHGRITVP, encoded by the coding sequence ATGACCGCCGGGTTCTGCCTGCTCGTGGTGGCCAAGGCCCCGGTGCCGGGGCTGGCCAAGACCCGGCTGTGCCCGCCTGCCACCCCGCGGGAGGCGGCCGAGCTGGCGGCGGCCGCGCTGCTGGACACCCTGGATGCGGTGCTGGCCGTACCGGGGGCCGAGCCGGTGGTGGCGTTCACCGGTGAGCTCGGCGAGGCGGCAAGGGCAGCCGAGCTGGAAGACATGCTGCGGCGCTGCACGGTGCTCCCGCAGCGCGGCACGGACTTCGCCCGCAGGCTGGCCCGCGCGCACGCGGACACCGGCGCGCGGTGGCCGGGACACCCGGTGCTGCAGATCGGGATGGACACCCCGCAGGTCACCCCCGAGCTGCTGGTCTCGGTGGCCGCGCCGCTGCGGGCGGACGGTACTCCGGACGCGGTGCTCGCCCCGGCGACCGACGGTGGCTGGTGGGCACTCGGGCTGCGCGGACCCGACCACGCGCGGGTGCTGGCCGGAGTGCCGATGTCCCGCGCGGACACCGGTGCGCGCACCGCGGCCGCCCTGCGCGCGGCCGGGCTCAGGGTGGCCACCGGACCCACGTTGTCCGATGTGGACACCATGGCGGATGCGGAGCGGGTCGCGGCCACGGCGGGCGGCCGGTTCGCCGAGGCGCTTGCCACGGTGCACGGACGGATCACCGTGCCATGA
- a CDS encoding trimeric intracellular cation channel family protein: MVLAALEMVGLAAFAASGALAAVGARLDLFGVIVLGLTTALGGGIIRDVLLGTHPPTTLRTWPYLATGAAVALAVFAFHPVMARLRKAVLLADAVGLGVFATTGTVIALYEGAPVYTAILIGMTTGIGGGALRDLLLRQIPLVLRKEIYALAALAGAVLVGAGHLLGLPAAPVTLVAAGVVVGVRVLALWRRWNAPVARGTGE; encoded by the coding sequence ATGGTGCTCGCCGCGCTGGAGATGGTCGGGCTGGCCGCCTTCGCGGCGTCCGGCGCGCTGGCGGCGGTCGGCGCGCGGCTGGACCTGTTCGGCGTGATCGTGCTCGGCCTGACCACCGCGCTCGGCGGCGGGATCATCCGGGACGTCCTGCTCGGCACCCACCCGCCTACCACCCTGCGGACCTGGCCGTACCTGGCGACCGGCGCGGCCGTGGCGCTGGCGGTGTTCGCCTTCCACCCGGTGATGGCCCGGTTGCGCAAGGCCGTGCTACTTGCCGACGCGGTCGGGCTCGGGGTGTTCGCCACCACCGGCACGGTGATCGCGCTGTACGAGGGCGCCCCGGTGTACACCGCGATACTGATCGGCATGACCACCGGCATCGGCGGTGGGGCCCTGCGCGACCTGCTGCTGCGCCAGATCCCGCTGGTGCTGCGCAAGGAGATCTACGCGCTGGCCGCGCTGGCCGGGGCCGTGCTGGTCGGCGCGGGTCACCTGCTCGGCCTGCCAGCCGCGCCGGTCACCCTGGTCGCCGCCGGGGTGGTGGTCGGGGTGCGGGTGCTGGCCCTGTGGCGCAGGTGGAACGCGCCGGTCGCGCGTGGCACCGGGGAGTGA
- a CDS encoding response regulator: MIKVMFADDEELVRSGLRAMLSSAHDIDIVGEANDGRSAVETARRFHPDVALLDIKMRSADDGIRALRAIQALPEPPYVAMLTTFDIDEYVSLALRLGANGFLLKDIDPPALLRAIRDLARGGAVLDPGVAARMVQVHRDEQRAAQPARKLLASLSEREREVVGLIGQGMSNAEIGSKLHLSEATVKGYVSAVLSKIGAANRVQAALLAYRGGLIE, translated from the coding sequence TTGATCAAGGTCATGTTCGCGGACGACGAGGAACTGGTCCGCTCGGGTCTGCGTGCCATGCTCTCCAGCGCGCATGACATCGACATCGTCGGGGAGGCCAACGACGGCCGGTCGGCCGTGGAGACGGCACGCAGGTTTCACCCGGACGTTGCCCTGCTGGACATCAAGATGCGTTCCGCGGACGACGGGATCCGGGCGCTGCGCGCGATCCAGGCCCTGCCCGAACCGCCCTACGTGGCCATGCTCACCACCTTCGACATCGACGAGTACGTCAGCCTTGCGCTGCGGCTCGGCGCGAACGGGTTCCTGCTGAAGGACATCGACCCGCCCGCCCTGCTGCGGGCGATCCGCGATCTCGCCCGCGGGGGCGCGGTTCTCGATCCCGGGGTGGCGGCCCGGATGGTGCAGGTGCACCGGGACGAGCAGCGGGCCGCCCAGCCCGCGCGCAAGCTGCTGGCCTCGCTGTCCGAGCGGGAGCGGGAGGTGGTCGGCCTGATCGGCCAGGGCATGTCGAACGCCGAGATCGGCAGCAAGCTGCACCTTTCCGAGGCGACGGTGAAGGGCTATGTCTCGGCGGTGCTGTCCAAGATCGGCGCCGCGAACCGGGTGCAGGCCGCCTTGCTCGCCTACCGGGGCGGCTTGATCGAGTAA